From Rutidosis leptorrhynchoides isolate AG116_Rl617_1_P2 chromosome 3, CSIRO_AGI_Rlap_v1, whole genome shotgun sequence, a single genomic window includes:
- the LOC139901024 gene encoding uncharacterized protein has product MKQLLAALPTLIAPVDGEILYLYISVANEAFGSVLIAERNKVQKPVYFVSKALAGSEINYAPIEKFIYALVLTSRRLCRYFQGHPIHVLTDLPVKNVLNKLAVSGRLAQWAIELGAFEISYIPRTSVKGQVLADYLAEMTGDLEVIHERAQLTPPSHEIWDLYTDGASCIEGAGAGLVLTNLTGEEHTYALRFNFDVTNNEAEYEVLLAGLNLARQMNITQLYAYVDSQLVANQFNGSFEAHELSMQKYLKLVKESAEKFEFFELSQVSRSQNKKADALSKLAALAFSHFQKQVWVEELPNKSIDGNLFVAVV; this is encoded by the coding sequence ATGAAGCAATTGCTTGCTGCATTACCTACATTGATTGCGCCTGTTGATGGTGAAATATTATATCTTTACATTTCGGTCGCGAATGAAGCATTTGGCTCAGTACTTATCGCGGAAAGGAATAAAGTTCAAAAGCCAGTCTATTTTGTTAGCAAGGCGCTTGCGGGAAGTGAAATAAATTATGCGCCGATAGAGAAATTTATTTACGCGTTAGTTTTAACTTCACGGCGATTGTGCAGATACTTTCAAGGTCATCCAATACATGTTTTAACTGATTTGCCGGTTAAAAATGTGTTGAACAAACTTGCGGTATCCGGAAGACTTGCCCAATGGGCGATTGAGCTTGGAGCATTTGAAATATCATATATACCGCGTACATCTGTAAAGGGGCAAGTTTTGGCAGATTACCTAGCAGAAATGACGGGTGATTTAGAGGTGATTCATGAAAGAGCACAATTAACGCCACCTTCGCATGAGATCTGGGATTTATATACAGACGGTGCCTCATGTATTGAAGGGGCAGGTGCGGGGCTAGTGTTGACAAATTTAACTGGCGAAGAGCACACGTACGCACTGCgctttaattttgatgtgacaaacaaTGAGGCTGAATATGAAGTATTGCTTGCGGGATTGAATTTGGCACGTCAGATGAATATAACGCAGCTGTACGCATATGTTGATTCACAACTGGTGGCAAATCAATTCAATGGCTCTTTTGAAGCACATGAGTTGTCCATGCAGAAGTATTTGAAACTGGTAAAGGAATCTGCAGAGAAGTTTGAGTTCTTTGAATTATCACAAGTGTCGAGAAGTCAAAATAAAAAAGCAGATGCATTAAGCAAACTTGCTGCATTAGCGTTTTCACACTTTCAAAAACAGGTGTGGGTGGAAGAACTTCCTAATAAGTCCATTGATGGAAATTTATTTGTTGCGGTTGTATAA